TGTTCAACTTTGTGAACTTCCATGTATACACCAGACTGGAAGGCGGTTTATTCCTGTCGGATATCTCATCCGTACACCAGGATGATACCGTGGATAGCGGATTTGAGTCCACTAATACCTACCTGAACTGCGCCGCCAGTATTACCAATGATGTTATGATCATCACCTATTCGCTGCGTAAGCAGCTGAAGTGTGGTGCTTCACTGGAAGAGTTGCATAGTTGGTTGCATGCAGTGCTGGAGTGTTACCTGTATCACTATGAAGAGCCTATTGAGCGTGATAGTGTACTGTCGGCAGTACCCGCACGTATTGCACAGGTAAAAGAAGCAGTATTGGCTTACCCTGCCGACAAAACAGTAGGGGAGATGTTCTCCCGGCAGGCAATGTCAACACCAGATGCGACGGCGTTGTCATGTGAAGATACAACCCTGAGTTATGCAGAACTGGATGCCTGGTCGAACAGGCTGGCTGCTTACCTGGTGCAGCTGGGGGTGGGTGCTGAAAGTCTGATACCGGTGTGCATAGACCGGTCTGCAGACCTGATCGTTACTCTGCTGGGTATTCTGAAAGCCGGTGCTGCCTTTGTGCCAATAGACCCGCGTTATCCACAGCAACGTATACAACAGATGTTATCGGAAACCGATTGTACGATCGCTATCGTGCATAGTGAATACCGCGGATTCTTCAATAACACGGTGCAGGTATTAACACTGGAGGCGTTACAACCGTTATTAGGATTATTGCCCGCTGCTCCTGTTGCTGTGCCTGTAACAGCAGATAGTCTGGCATATGTGATGTATACCTCTGGTTCCACTGGTCGTCCTAAAGGGGTGATGGTCACACACCGGAATATTGTGAGTCTGGCGTTAGGCAGTGGCTTCCTGGACTGGTCAGCAGGTGATGTGTTATTGTCTACCGGTTCTCCTTCTTTTGACGCTTCTACCATAGAGTACTGGGGCACATTGCTGAATGGCGCTACGCTTGTATTGGCAGCTGAAGATAAATTACTGGACAGCAGCCAGCTGAAAGAAACGATCATTGACCATGGCGTGACACGTATGTGGTTCACCGCGGGTTGGTTACATCAGTTAGTCGATACTGATATCAGTATCTTCGGCAGTTTACAAACGGTCATGGCGGGAGGTGAGAAATTATCGGCAACGCATATCAGCCGTTTACGCGCCGCCTATCCTGATCTAACCATTATCAATGGTTACGGTCCTACAGAGAATACGACTTTCTCATTGACCTATTGTATAAAAGAATTGACATCCGGACAGTCTGTTCCGATAGGTTATCCACTGTCGAATCGTACGGCTTATGTACTGGATAACCGGTTACAGGCATTACCTGTTGGCGTACCCGGTGAATTGTATGTCGGAGGTGCGGGGTTGTCGCGCGGTTACCTGGGTCAGCCGGAGCTGACTGCAGCCCGTTTTATTATCCACCCGGTGAGTGGAGAACGTTTGTACCGCACGGGAGATCTGGCGCGTGTATTACCGGATGGGAGTATCGGGTACCTGGGCCGTACAGATGACCAGGTAAAGCTGCGTGGCTTCCGTATAGAGCTGGGAGAGATAGAGCAGGTCTTACAGGAGAGCGGAATGGTGAATCACGGCGTTGTTATTGTCCAGGGGGAAGACAGTACAAAACGTTTGTTAGCTTATATCGTACCGGCGGATGGTTACGATGAAACATCCTTATTATCTTATCTCGGTAGTCGTTTACCTGACTACATGATACCTGCTGCGATCATCACACTGGATGCATTGCCTTTGACGAATAACGGCAAGGTGGATAAACGGGCGTTGCCTGATCCTGACAGGGAGGCGGGATTATCAGCAGGCTACATGGCGCCACGTAATACAACAGAAGCGCAGATAGCAGCTATATGGCAGGAGGTATTACAGCTGGACCGTGTCAGCATCAATGATGACTTCTTCCGGCTGGGTGGAGACTCTATTACCGCTATCGGTGTGATCAGCCGGCTGCGTCATGCATTTGGGGATCACATCAAATTATATGATCTGTACAGGTCAGGAACATTGGCGCAACTGGCTATACTCATAGAGGAGCGCCCTGTCGATGTTGTAGCAGATAATGGAAAGAAAGCGGTAGCTGATACATTGTCCGCTATGCGAACAACGCTTTTGTCAGCCCTACCCAATGCGGCTGTTATTGAAGATATCTTTCCAATCAGTGATATACAGAATGGGATGATATATGCCTCGTTGTTGAATCCCGACAGATCCATCTATCATGATCAGTTTGCCTACATGCTGCCGTTGGATCTTGATATCGACAGACTGACAAAAGCGTTCTCACTGCTGGTGCAGCAGAATGGTATATTGAGAACAGCCTTTGATATGAATATCCATGAGGAGGGAATGCAGGTGGTATACAAAGAAATACCTGTTGTATTTAATCAGCTTGATTATGCACATCTGCCGGCTGATGCAGCAGCCATCGCTATACAACGCTACCTGCTGGAGGAACGGGGCCGCCCTTTCAAAGTGACGGCAGCCCCGCTATGGAGAGGGACGATCGTGAAAATGTCTGACCGGCATGTATTGCTCTTCCAGTTTCATCATGTGCTGCTGGATGGCTGGAGTGCAGCCACACTCAATACCGCATTGGGCAATATATACGAGCAACTGAAAATATCACCGGGACTTACGTTACCATCATTAAAAGCCTCTTATAAAGATTATGTGATCGAAAGTTTATCGGAGAAGCAGGCCAATCACAGTGCCGCTTTCTGGAAACAGGCAATGGAAGGTTATAAGCGGTTGGATATTTTCACTACGACAGATGATGAGCAGCGTATCGTCATGCATTACGATGCCGCATTTTTTGATGCGCTGAAAGAACACGTTACTATAGATAATCTGTCTCTCAAAGGTGTATTCCTTGGCGCCTTCCTGTATGTATTTGGCATGCTGACATATGAAGATGAGGTAACCATTGGTATTGTCACGAATAACCGGCCACTGGTAGAAGACGGAGATAAAATACTGGGTTGTTTTCTTAATGCCCTGCCTTTCCGTTTCTCTACCGAAAGCAAAGCAATTACCTGGAGGCAATGGTTTAATAATGTGGAACAGCAGTTGCTGACCATCAGGCAACATGAGCGTGTATCACTGGTCGAGATCACACAGTTGAATGAGGAACAGGCACAACAGGAGAATCCATTCTTTGATGTATTGTTCAATTTCATCAATTTCCACGTCTTTGAAGGACTTGATGCAGAACTGCTGTCAATGAACATAGGTGATCATAACGATGAAGCACTGGTGTTTAACCATGAGACTTCCAATACTTTCCTGGATTGCTCCGTAGATATCACTGGTAATAAATTATCGGTTATCTACACGATCAGGAAACAGTTGCGCTCAGGAAAAACACCCGCCGAACTGCATGCTTATTTTGATGCCGTATTACAGGCATATCTTAACAAGTCAGATGAACTGATCAGCAGAGAGGCGATCATTCCTGCCGCCGAACTGGATGCTATGGCTGCCCTGGCAAATGCCACTACTGAGCTATTACCCGCTGTTAAAACAATAACGACCGCTTTTGAAGAACAGGTCCGGAAAGATCCGCAGGCAATAGCACTGGCATTCGGAGAACAGTTGTTCACCTATCAGGAACTGGATGCCGCCGCAAGTAATATCAGCGCATATCTGCGTGCCAACGGCGTAGGAAAGGGAAGCCTGGTGCCACTATACCTGGAGCGCTCTCCCACGCTGATCACAGGCATCCTGGGTATATTAAAGGCAGGCGCTGCCTATATGCCACTGGATCCGGCTTATCCCGCTGACAGACTGAATACCATGCTGGCAGAATCTGATAGTGACGTACTGCTTACTATTACCGGGCTACAGGAGAAACTGTTATCATGGATACCGGCGCTCGTCCGGCCTGTATTCCTGGATGCGATTCCTGTGAACACGCAGCCCGGAAGCGGTGGCGCAGAGACATCTCCGGATGAGCTGGCGTATGTGATGTATACCTCCGGCTCTACGGGGCATCCCAAAGGTGTCATGATCTCCCATCACAACGTGGTGAGCCTGGCGAAGGACAGTCACTTTACTACTTTCTCGCCCGACGATGTGCTGCTGTCTACCGGTTCTCCTTCTTTCGATGCTACTACTATTGAATACTGGTGTACACTGTTGAATGGTGGGTGCCTGGTACTTTGTCCTGAGCACCATTTAATGGATACGCAGCTGCTGGCAGATACGATACGCACACACCGTATTACAAAAATGTGGTTCACTTCCAGCTGGCTGAATCAGCTGGTAGAAGAAGATATTGAGTTGTTCCGGAGCCTGCGTACAGTAATGGCAGGAGGAGAACGATTATCCCCACGGCACATTGCCCGTTTAAGGCAGGCATACCCGCAACTGGAGATCATCAATGGATACGGACCGACAGAGAATACTGCTTTCTCACTTACCTATATATTAGCTACAACTGCGCCGGAAGGAGACATCCCTATCGGCAGACCGCTACAGCAACGTACCGCCTGGGTACTGGATAAGCAACAGCAATTGCTTCCACTGGGTGTGGCCGGAGAACTATGTGTCGGTGGTGCGGGTTTGTCCAAAGGCTACCTGCATCGTCCGGAACTGACGGCTGCCCGGTTTATCAGCCATCCGCTGAACAATCATATAACGCTTTACCGTACGGGCGACCTGACCAGGTGGCTTCCGGATGGTAACATGGCATACCTGGACCGTGCCGATGAGCAGGTGAAGATAAGAGGCTACCGTATTGAACCCGGTGAAATAGAACAGGTACTTCTTCGGCACGAGGGGGTAAAACAGGCGATTGTAGTGATGCAACAGGATGCACATGGTAATAAACAGTTACTGGCCTACATCGTCCCTGAGAGCAGACTGGATACGCAGGTATTGCAGTCCTACCTGCAGTCGAAATTGCCCGCTGTAATGGTGCCTTCACAACTCATTACGCTGGAAAGGATCCCGTTGACAGCAAATGGTAAGCTGGATCGAAAAGCATTACCCGAACTGACGGATGAGTCCTGCGATAAGAAAACTTTTGTTCTACCTGCAACCGGAACAGAAAAACAGTTGTCTGCTATCTGGTGTTCGTTGTTAGGCAGAACGCAGATCAGTATCCAGGATGATTTCTTCGAACTGGGCGGCCACTCATTGCTGGCAATGCGGCTTAACATGCATATCAAAAAGGAACTGGGCGTTAATGTGCCTATAAAACGGCTGTTTCTTTACAGGACGATCGAAGAACTGGCTGTTTACCTCGATGAACTTATCGCACGGGATACAGACACCGGTATGGAAAACGCTACACAGGTATTTGAAATATAAACGCCGCACCTGGCATATTACTCCTCCAAAAAATAACCGTCATGAATACATCTTCAAAGAAGGCGATCAATATCCTTAAGAAGGCCAGAACGAACGGCGTATTTGTTTTCATAGAAAATGACAAACTGAAAATAAGGGCAAATGAGCAGGTGCAGATAGACGATGTGTTACTGGATGAGATCCGGCAGCATAAAACGGAACTGATGCATTTACTCCGTCATGATCTTGACAGGGGAGAGGAAGTCCTGCCACACATTCATCCCGTAGACCGTAGGGAAGTAACGCGCCTGCCACTGTCTTTCGGGCAGGAGGGGCTGTGGCTGATCGACCAGCTGGATGGAAGTGCACATTATCATATTGAAGCATTGTTTGCAGTGAAGGGTGAACTGGCGGTCGCAAAGCTGGAAGCAGCGTTCCGTTACATTGTTAATCGTCATGAAATATTACGTACCGTCATCCGGCAGGATGCCGGTGCGCCCTATCAGTATATACTGGACGGGAATAACTGGCACCTGGAAGTCGCTGACTATACGGCTGAAGCAATTGTATCGGATGAGTTGTTAGCCGCCTGGTTCTCCCGCCCATTTGACCTGTCAGCAGACTATATGTTGCGTGCGGGTCTGTTTAAACTGGAGGAACGGCGGCATTTGCTGCTGATCAACATGCATCATATTGCTGCGGATGGATGGGCCATATCTGTACTGGTGAATGAACTGAGCGCTATTTATGCAGCAATGATCAGTGATAAGGCGGTCCTTTTACCCGCACTGCGCATACAGTATGCTGACTATGCTGCCTGGCAACGGCAGCTGGTGCATACCGGCATACTGGATAAACAGTTGCGCTACTGGGAGCAACAGCTGCATGGCATCACACGGTTTTCTCTTCCTTATGATTTCATCCGTCCTGCTGTACAAAGCACGCGTGGCGCCCTGGCCAAATATGAGATAGGCGCATCTTTAAGTGCGGCGCTTCATCGCTTGTCGCAGGAGGAACACGTAACGCTGTTCATGACGCTGCTTGCGGCATGGAAGGTGCTCATGTATCGTTACAGTGGTGCGACAGATATTTGTGTAGGAACAGTGATCGCAGGTCGCTCACAGCAGGAGCAGGAAGCCATGATCGGTTTCTTCGCGAATACCCTGGCATTGCGCAGTGAGGTACGCGGCGCTATTGCTTTCCGCTCGCTGTTACATCAGCTGAAGGATACGACCTTATCCGCATATGAACACCAGGACCTTCCTTTTGAGAAGGTGGTAGAGGTCGCAGGAGAACAGCGGGACCGTGGTCATCATCCCCTATATGATGTCATTTTCACGATGCAGAATATGCCTGAGATTCCAGCGTTGCTATTGGGAAATGCAACGTTATCTGCCGTGTCCCGGCAACATACCACCAGCCAGTTCGACCTGAACATCACAGTAGTGGAAAAGAGCGGGCAACTGGAAGTGAATGTTGAATATTGTACCGACCTGTTTTTATCCGCGAGTATAGACCGCCTGTTCAAACACTACATCTCCCTACTGGAAAGTGTAGTTGCTGCACCGGCGACGCTGATAGACGATCTGTCCATAATAAGTGAACAGGAACGCATTACCCTGGAGACAATGACTGTGCCACCCGTTGTCGCTTATCCCGCAGATCATTCAGTAGGTGCAGTGTTCAGTCAGCAGGCGCTTACAACGCCCGACGCCACTGCATTGTTATGCGATGATACTGTGCTGAGCTATGAAGCGCTGGATGCGGAGTCTAACCGGTTAGCCGCTTATCTTGTGCAACTGGGTGTGGCCCCCGAAAGCCTGGTAGCTGTTTGTATAGACCGCTCGGCGGACCTGATCATTACATTACTGGGCATACTGAAAGCCGGTGCCGCTTTTGTGCCAATCGACCCCCGTTATCCGCAGCAACGTATCACACAGATGTTGTCGGAAACAGCTTATACAATAGCGATCACGAATAGTGAATACCGGGACCTGTTCCATCATGATGCGCAGATATTAACACTGGAAGCTTTACAACCAATCCTTGGCCTGCTGCCGGCTACGCCTTTACCTGCCCGTGCGACGGCGGACAGTCTCGCCTATGTGATGTATACTTCCGGTTCTACCGGACGCCCCAAGGGGGTGATGGTCACCCATCGGAATATTGTGAGTCTGGCATTGGGTAGCGGCTTCCTGGACTGGTCAGCAGACGAGGTGTTGCTGTCAACGGGATCCCCGTCCTTTGATGCGTCTACCATAGAATACTGGGGTACCTTGCTGAATGGCGCTACGCTGGTGCTGGCGAGTGAAGAAAAATTGCTGGACAGTGCAAGGCTAAAAGAAGAGATCTCGACGCGTCATGTTACCCGGATGTGGTTCACCGCTGGTTGGCTACACCAGTTAATAGATACCGATATCAGCATCTTCGGTAGCTTGCAGACAGTGATGGCGGGTGGGGAGAAATTATCAGAAACGCATATCGGTCGTTTGCGTGCAGCGTATCCTGCGTTAACCATTATTAATGGTTATGGTCCTACGGAAAATACAACGTTCTCATTAACGTATGCCATACCCGATATTATACCAGGTCAGCCTGTTCCGATCGGTTATCCATTGTCTAATCGTATAGCATATGTGCTGGACAGTCGTTTGCAGCAGTTACCGGTAGGTGTACCTGGTGAGCTGTACGTGGGTGGGGCAGGTCTGTCCAGGGGCTATCTGGGACAGCCAGAGCTAACGGCAGAACGTTTTGTCATACATCCTGTTACTGGTGAAAGGCTCTACCGTACCGGAGACCTGGCACGTTTGCTTCCGGATGGTAGTATGGCCTACCTGGGACGTACGGATGATCAGGTGAAGCTGCGTGGGTTCCGTATAGAACTGGGGGAGATAGAAAGTGTGTTGCAGGAAAGTGGTTATGTCAGCAGGAGTGTTGTTGTACTCCGTGGAGCAGAAAGTACCCGGCGTTTACTGGCATATATAGTGCCTGAAGCAGGTTATGCAGAAGCTGCCTTATTATCCTATCTGGAAGAACGACTGCCTGATTATATGATCCCTTCGGCAGTCATCACCCTGGACGTGTTACCACTGACCAGCAATGGTAAGGTAGATAAACGGGCGTTGCCTGATCCGGAAGCCGCTCAGTTATCTGCAGCAGGATATGTGGCTCCAAAGAATGCTACGGAAACACAGCTGGTCACTATCTGGCAGGAAGCATTACATGTAGAACGTATCGGAGTGCATGATGATTTCTTCCGCCTGGGTGGTGACTCTATCATAGCAATAGGTGTGATCAGTAAGATCAGGGAGGTGTTCAATCGCGCTGTACGGTTATATGACCTGTATCAGCAGCCGTCTGTCAGTAAACTGGCTGTAGTGCTTGAACAGACCGCAGTTATTGCACCTGTCGAAAGTGAGCAGCATATAGCTGTTAAAGCTGAAGTATCCGCTCTTAAAGAGAATATACTGTCCATGCTGACGGACACTGGTAATATCGCTGATATCTATCCCATGAGTGATATTCAGGGCGGCATGGTGTCAGCCTCCCTGCTGAACCCTGAACTGGCCATGTACCATGATCAGTTTGCCTACGTGTTCCCGGCTGACCTCAACATACCTGTACTGGAAAAAGCATTTTCCTTACTGATAGAGAAATATGAAATATTCCGGACCAGCTTTAATTTATACTTACATACTGAAGGGCTACAGTTCTTACACAAACATATTCCTGTCAGATTCACGCAACTGGACTGGACAGACATCAGTGCAGTGAATGCTGCTGACCGCCTGGCTGCCTATCTCAGGGAACAACGACTCCATCCGTTTGATGTGGAACAGGCTCCTTTATGGAGAGGTACGCTTATTCAACTGTCAGATCAATACGTATTCGTATTTGAATTTCATCATGCGATGATAGATGGATGGAGCATGGCTTCCTTCAATACAGAACTGAATAACCTGTACGCCACATTGCTGACTGCACCCGCGCCGGCAGCATTACCTACCCTTAAAAGCAGCTACCGTGACTTTATCATTGAAAGCCTGGTGGAGAAGCGTAGTGCCCTCCATAAAGATTTCTGGCAATCTGAAATGTCCGGCTATCAGCGACTGGATATCTTTACTACAGCAGATACTGACGAACGGGTCACTAAAGTATATGATGCCGCATTCCTGAACATGCTGAAGGAAAAGGCACAGAAAGATGGCATCAGTGTGAAGAGCGTGTTCCTGGGGGCCTATGTCTATGTACTCGGCATGCTGACCCATGAGCCGGAACTTACGACGGGTATAGTGACCAATACCCGTCCTTTAATACCGGATGGAGAACGGATGCTGGGTTGTTTCCTGAACTCGGTACCGCTGCGTATACAGAAACAACATACAGATGGTACCTGGAAAGCTTGGTTCACAGCCATAGAACAGCGACTCGTCGTACTCAAAGAACATGACCGGACGTCATTGTATGAAATCGTGAAAGCATCCGGTGCTTCCTTCTCGGAAGAAAATGCCTTCTTTGATACGCTGTTCAACTTCGTGAATTTCCATGTGTATAATAACCTGGATGACGGTCATGTCGAAAAAGGATTGCTGGCAGCCGGCATCGACGCAC
The DNA window shown above is from Chitinophaga agri and carries:
- a CDS encoding non-ribosomal peptide synthetase; the encoded protein is MNIDFSKAIHVLSKAKKQGMELFLDDRKLKLKTNDDIEIDPQLLEEIRQHREEIIDFLHNDPGHTTVTLPPIDPAARAGVEQLPLSFGQEALWLVDQLEGSTQYHMPSLYRINGKLDATRLEETFRFIIRRHEILRTVIRQDAGAPYQYIMDETGWQLEWPDATAIDPSDTQFTALQSTWFARPFDLSADYMLRAALVKLEEDHHLLLINTHHIAADGWSVSILINELRSVYTGLISDQPVLLPALRIQYADYALWQRNLVASGLLEEQTVYWKEQLEKVTPLSLPYDFIRPAVQRTRGALATYQVDAALTTRIRQLSQTEQASMFMTLLSALKVLLFRYSGSTDICLGTVIAARSEQEQEAMIGFFANTLALRSTFNAGMSFRTLLHQVKEMTLAGYERQDLPFEKVVELSGAQHDRGRHPLYDIIFTMQNAPEIPVLSLGDARLTVIPHQHTTSQFDLNMTALEKGAHIEINVEYCTDLFLPASIDHFIEQYMTLLNSAVTNPGLPLEQLSLRKESGLTSFPKANVLYPADKTVGELFSEQAASTPGAAALLFEDIALSYEELDAESNRLATYLVQIGITPESLVPVCLDRCADLIVTLLGVLKAGAAFLPLDPRYPQQRIEQMLSETAYKVAITNSEYRELFNSEAQVLTLEALQPLLGLLPSTALPVRVTADSLAYVMYTSGSTGRPKGVMVTHRNIVSLALGSGFLDWSVKDVLLSTGSPSFDASTIEYWGSLLNGATLVLADESRLLDVAQLKEEIIDRGVTRMWFTAGWLNQLIDTDITIFGHLRTVIAGGEKLSDNHISRLRAEYPALTIINGYGPTENTTFSLTYAIKEITAGQSIPIGYPLSNRTAYVLDSRLEQLPVGIPGELYVGGAGLSRGYLGQPELTAARFLIHPVTGERLYRTGDLARLLPDKSIAYLGRTDDQVKLRGFRIEPGEIESVLQESGYVNRSVVVLHGDDSNRRLLAYVVPGRGYEESVLLSYLEERLPDYMVPSAIITLEALPLTSNGKIDKRALPDPAATQLPAEAYVAPRNTMEAQLVYIWQEALQVDRIGIHDDFFRLGGDSIIAIGVISRIRQVFNRAVRLYDLYQQPSIDKLAALLAQSAVIAPVESEVHRTVRAELTELKERLLSMLTDRDNIADIYPMSDIQGGMVSASLLNPELAVYHDQFAHSFVKDLDIPVFERAFALMIEKYEIFRTSFNLDIHAEGVQILHHEVPVDFPRLDWSDLDGQHAKEKLAHFLEQQRQHPVDVKHPPLWRGTLIALADRYIFVFEFHHAMIDGWSMASFNTELNNLYVKLKSGASVTTLHALKSTYRDFIIESLAEKRNSQQDLFWKEELHEYKRLDIFTQDPDDQHLARVYDVSFLEQLKERSQRDGISLKSVFLGAYLYMLGILTHEDELTTGIVTNNRPLIPDGERMLGCFLNSIPLRITKSPINTTWKQWFATVEEKLVAMKQYDRTSLFEIRKITGDSFAEENAFFDTLFNFVNFHVYTRLEGGLFLSDISSVHQDDTVDSGFESTNTYLNCAASITNDVMIITYSLRKQLKCGASLEELHSWLHAVLECYLYHYEEPIERDSVLSAVPARIAQVKEAVLAYPADKTVGEMFSRQAMSTPDATALSCEDTTLSYAELDAWSNRLAAYLVQLGVGAESLIPVCIDRSADLIVTLLGILKAGAAFVPIDPRYPQQRIQQMLSETDCTIAIVHSEYRGFFNNTVQVLTLEALQPLLGLLPAAPVAVPVTADSLAYVMYTSGSTGRPKGVMVTHRNIVSLALGSGFLDWSAGDVLLSTGSPSFDASTIEYWGTLLNGATLVLAAEDKLLDSSQLKETIIDHGVTRMWFTAGWLHQLVDTDISIFGSLQTVMAGGEKLSATHISRLRAAYPDLTIINGYGPTENTTFSLTYCIKELTSGQSVPIGYPLSNRTAYVLDNRLQALPVGVPGELYVGGAGLSRGYLGQPELTAARFIIHPVSGERLYRTGDLARVLPDGSIGYLGRTDDQVKLRGFRIELGEIEQVLQESGMVNHGVVIVQGEDSTKRLLAYIVPADGYDETSLLSYLGSRLPDYMIPAAIITLDALPLTNNGKVDKRALPDPDREAGLSAGYMAPRNTTEAQIAAIWQEVLQLDRVSINDDFFRLGGDSITAIGVISRLRHAFGDHIKLYDLYRSGTLAQLAILIEERPVDVVADNGKKAVADTLSAMRTTLLSALPNAAVIEDIFPISDIQNGMIYASLLNPDRSIYHDQFAYMLPLDLDIDRLTKAFSLLVQQNGILRTAFDMNIHEEGMQVVYKEIPVVFNQLDYAHLPADAAAIAIQRYLLEERGRPFKVTAAPLWRGTIVKMSDRHVLLFQFHHVLLDGWSAATLNTALGNIYEQLKISPGLTLPSLKASYKDYVIESLSEKQANHSAAFWKQAMEGYKRLDIFTTTDDEQRIVMHYDAAFFDALKEHVTIDNLSLKGVFLGAFLYVFGMLTYEDEVTIGIVTNNRPLVEDGDKILGCFLNALPFRFSTESKAITWRQWFNNVEQQLLTIRQHERVSLVEITQLNEEQAQQENPFFDVLFNFINFHVFEGLDAELLSMNIGDHNDEALVFNHETSNTFLDCSVDITGNKLSVIYTIRKQLRSGKTPAELHAYFDAVLQAYLNKSDELISREAIIPAAELDAMAALANATTELLPAVKTITTAFEEQVRKDPQAIALAFGEQLFTYQELDAAASNISAYLRANGVGKGSLVPLYLERSPTLITGILGILKAGAAYMPLDPAYPADRLNTMLAESDSDVLLTITGLQEKLLSWIPALVRPVFLDAIPVNTQPGSGGAETSPDELAYVMYTSGSTGHPKGVMISHHNVVSLAKDSHFTTFSPDDVLLSTGSPSFDATTIEYWCTLLNGGCLVLCPEHHLMDTQLLADTIRTHRITKMWFTSSWLNQLVEEDIELFRSLRTVMAGGERLSPRHIARLRQAYPQLEIINGYGPTENTAFSLTYILATTAPEGDIPIGRPLQQRTAWVLDKQQQLLPLGVAGELCVGGAGLSKGYLHRPELTAARFISHPLNNHITLYRTGDLTRWLPDGNMAYLDRADEQVKIRGYRIEPGEIEQVLLRHEGVKQAIVVMQQDAHGNKQLLAYIVPESRLDTQVLQSYLQSKLPAVMVPSQLITLERIPLTANGKLDRKALPELTDESCDKKTFVLPATGTEKQLSAIWCSLLGRTQISIQDDFFELGGHSLLAMRLNMHIKKELGVNVPIKRLFLYRTIEELAVYLDELIARDTDTGMENATQVFEI